The following proteins are co-located in the Candidatus Methylomirabilota bacterium genome:
- a CDS encoding PaaI family thioesterase, with protein sequence MDPAELTALQQKYLPGLIGIRYTEAAQDRLVAELEIRDDLRTLGGALHGGAIMAFADTLGATATFLNLPPGASTTTLESKTNFFAAGRDGTVRGETTPLHRGRTTMVWQTRVTDASGRLLALVIQTQMVLQPR encoded by the coding sequence ATCGATCCCGCCGAGCTGACGGCGCTTCAACAGAAATATCTGCCCGGACTCATCGGCATCCGGTACACCGAGGCGGCGCAGGACCGGCTCGTCGCCGAGCTCGAGATCCGGGACGACCTCCGAACGCTGGGCGGCGCGCTCCACGGGGGCGCGATCATGGCGTTCGCCGACACGCTGGGCGCGACGGCGACGTTCCTCAATCTCCCGCCCGGCGCGTCGACCACGACGCTCGAGTCGAAGACCAACTTCTTCGCCGCCGGGCGCGACGGCACCGTGCGCGGGGAGACGACGCCGCTCCACCGCGGCCGCACGACCATGGTCTGGCAGACCCGCGTGACCGACGCCTCCGGGCGCCTGCTCGCGCTCGTGATCCAGACGCAGATGGTGCTGCAGCCGCGCTAG
- a CDS encoding DJ-1/PfpI family protein codes for MAVKRIAFLVFPRLTFLDFVGAYDALRRVATMSVDPGVSHRIIGTEPEIADETGLVVKPDSVYEDLGGFDLLYVPGGFGTRALADDRRLLDYLRSWGGERPLASVCTGALLLGRAGYLKDLRATTHHRAYDLLRPLCREVVTDRRIVDEGRVVTAGGVASSLDLGLYLVEKFWGAEARQKIAAQMEYRGYSPV; via the coding sequence ATGGCCGTCAAGCGGATCGCGTTCCTCGTCTTCCCGCGGCTCACGTTCCTCGACTTCGTCGGCGCGTACGACGCCCTGCGGCGCGTCGCCACGATGTCGGTGGATCCGGGCGTGAGCCACCGCATCATCGGCACCGAGCCGGAGATCGCCGACGAGACCGGGCTCGTGGTGAAGCCCGACTCCGTCTACGAGGACCTCGGCGGCTTCGACCTCCTCTACGTGCCCGGCGGGTTCGGCACGCGCGCGCTCGCGGACGACCGCCGCCTGCTCGACTACCTGAGGTCCTGGGGCGGTGAGCGCCCGCTGGCCTCCGTGTGCACGGGCGCGCTCCTGCTCGGCCGCGCGGGCTACTTGAAGGACCTCAGGGCGACGACCCACCACCGCGCCTACGACCTTCTGCGCCCGCTCTGCCGCGAGGTGGTCACGGACCGGCGCATCGTGGACGAAGGCCGCGTGGTGACCGCGGGCGGCGTCGCCTCCTCGCTCGATCTCGGCCTCTACCTCGTCGAGAAGTTCTGGGGCGCGGAGGCCCGCCAGAAGATCGCGGCGCAGATGGAGTACCGCGGCTACTCGCCGGTCTAG
- a CDS encoding gamma carbonic anhydrase family protein yields the protein MPLFSFEGKSPTVHPTAFIAPTAVLVGDVTIEEHASVWYNAVLRGDFNPIVVRRGANVQDCAVVHVTPRQGTEIGAGATVGHNCTVHAAFLGEECLVGNGATVLDGARIGARAMVAAGALVTPGTEIPDGTLALGAPAKVRGPLAGTPAEHWVHANPEGYQALAQRHKASVKPA from the coding sequence ATGCCACTGTTCAGCTTCGAGGGAAAGAGCCCGACCGTGCACCCGACCGCGTTCATCGCGCCCACCGCCGTCCTCGTCGGCGACGTCACGATCGAGGAGCACGCGTCGGTCTGGTACAACGCGGTGCTGCGCGGCGACTTCAACCCGATCGTCGTCCGCCGGGGCGCGAACGTGCAGGACTGCGCGGTCGTGCACGTGACGCCGCGGCAGGGCACCGAGATCGGCGCGGGCGCCACGGTCGGCCATAACTGCACGGTGCACGCGGCGTTCCTCGGCGAGGAGTGCCTCGTCGGAAACGGCGCGACCGTGCTCGACGGCGCCCGGATCGGCGCGCGGGCGATGGTCGCCGCGGGCGCCCTGGTGACGCCGGGGACCGAGATCCCCGACGGCACCCTCGCGCTCGGCGCGCCGGCCAAGGTCCGCGGTCCGCTCGCGGGCACGCCGGCGGAGCACTGGGTGCACGCGAACCCCGAGGGCTACCAGGCCCTCGCCCAGCGCCACAAGGCCTCGGTCAAGCCGGCCTGA
- a CDS encoding 3-oxoacyl-[acyl-carrier-protein] synthase III C-terminal domain-containing protein produces the protein MSLPRIAAVATATPRERFTQPELLALAGYDDARRRGFFSRSEIEGRHLYIDRATFRPGESVDELNARFRRGALELGEAAARAALARAGWRPADVDFFATTTCTGRLTPSLDAHLIGRLALRRDVQRVHVGDTGCASAMVALQQAWNHLQAFPGRRALVLAVEICSAAYFLDDRLESAVAHAIFADGAGALALATDGPGPSVVAHRTLFRPEHLDAMGFEYPGGRPRVVLSKDVRHIGAQMMGEMAALLMGTQGLKREDIRYWVLHSAGRRVIDRARALLELGEEHVAHSRAVLRRYGNMSSATILFVLEEMLRREAPVDGEWGLMIALGPGFAAEGALLRW, from the coding sequence ATGTCCCTGCCGAGGATCGCCGCCGTCGCGACCGCGACGCCGCGCGAACGGTTCACGCAGCCGGAGCTCCTCGCGCTCGCGGGCTACGACGACGCCCGGCGCCGCGGCTTCTTCAGCCGGAGCGAGATCGAGGGACGCCACCTCTACATCGACCGCGCGACGTTCCGCCCCGGCGAGAGCGTGGACGAGCTCAACGCCCGCTTCCGCCGCGGCGCGCTCGAGCTCGGCGAGGCCGCCGCGCGCGCCGCGCTCGCCCGCGCGGGCTGGCGGCCCGCCGACGTGGACTTCTTCGCGACGACGACCTGCACCGGCCGGCTCACGCCGAGCCTCGACGCCCACCTGATCGGCCGCCTCGCGCTCCGGCGCGACGTCCAGCGCGTCCACGTCGGGGACACGGGCTGCGCGTCGGCGATGGTGGCGCTGCAGCAGGCGTGGAACCACCTCCAGGCGTTCCCGGGCCGGCGCGCGCTCGTGCTCGCCGTCGAGATCTGCTCCGCGGCGTACTTCCTCGACGACCGGCTCGAGAGCGCGGTCGCGCACGCGATCTTCGCGGACGGCGCCGGCGCCCTCGCGCTCGCGACCGACGGGCCGGGGCCGTCGGTCGTCGCGCACCGCACGCTGTTCCGTCCCGAGCATCTCGACGCGATGGGGTTCGAGTACCCCGGCGGACGGCCGCGCGTGGTCCTCTCGAAGGACGTGCGGCACATCGGCGCCCAGATGATGGGCGAGATGGCGGCGCTCCTCATGGGCACGCAGGGACTCAAGCGCGAGGACATCCGCTACTGGGTGCTCCACTCCGCGGGCCGGCGGGTGATCGACCGCGCCCGGGCGCTGCTCGAGCTCGGGGAGGAGCACGTCGCGCACTCGCGCGCGGTGCTGCGGCGCTACGGCAACATGTCGTCGGCGACGATCCTCTTCGTGCTCGAGGAGATGCTGCGGCGCGAGGCGCCGGTGGACGGGGAGTGGGGGCTCATGATCGCCCTCGGCCCGGGCTTCGCCGCCGAGGGCGCCCTGCTGCGATGGTAG
- a CDS encoding methyltransferase domain-containing protein, translated as MIRAEGALELLDRPVSATERAASLADIDRLNAWFGGYALTLREIRRVAARAPARRLVVLDVGGGHAAFAARLVRWARRTGRAIRVVVVERDAQTLALARRICDAYPEIALVRADATALPFARGAADVVAASLTLHHLEPDAAVAALREMAAAARGAVVVNDLLRTRLALTLVWLATRLLRCHPISRHDGPLSVRRAYSGAELRALAARAGIRRLDVREYPAFGRLVAVTR; from the coding sequence ATGATCAGAGCGGAGGGGGCGCTCGAGCTCCTCGACCGTCCCGTGAGCGCGACGGAGCGGGCGGCGTCGCTCGCCGACATCGATCGTCTGAACGCCTGGTTCGGCGGCTACGCGCTGACGCTGCGCGAGATCCGGCGCGTGGCGGCGCGCGCCCCCGCCCGCCGGCTCGTCGTGCTCGACGTGGGCGGCGGCCACGCGGCGTTCGCCGCCCGCCTCGTCCGGTGGGCGCGCCGGACCGGCCGCGCGATCCGCGTCGTGGTGGTCGAGCGCGACGCCCAGACTCTCGCGCTCGCCCGCCGGATCTGCGACGCGTACCCGGAGATCGCGCTCGTCCGCGCCGACGCCACGGCGCTGCCGTTCGCCCGGGGCGCCGCGGACGTCGTCGCGGCGTCGCTGACGCTTCACCACCTCGAGCCCGACGCGGCGGTCGCCGCGCTGCGCGAGATGGCCGCCGCCGCGCGCGGCGCCGTCGTGGTGAACGACCTCCTGCGCACGCGCCTGGCGCTCACGCTGGTGTGGCTCGCGACGCGGCTGCTGCGGTGCCACCCGATCTCGCGTCACGACGGTCCGCTGTCGGTCCGGCGCGCCTACTCGGGCGCCGAGCTCCGCGCGCTCGCCGCGCGCGCGGGGATCCGGAGGCTCGACGTCCGCGAGTATCCGGCGTTCGGGCGGCTCGTCGCGGTGACGCGGTGA